One part of the Bradyrhizobium sp. CB1650 genome encodes these proteins:
- a CDS encoding MFS transporter, giving the protein MPLLQVLRPTLPILIGASIMLTLSMGLRQSLGIFLQPLTHDIHISVSDFTLALAVQNLAWGFLQPVAGALTVRYGFRPIMIAGALMYIAGLAFMATAGGLISVMIGGGVLIGTSLACTAAAIAMSVAARAVPETVRSTVLGIVSGAGSLGALLSAPIGQVLNEGFGWRIGLAGFVIMSVLMIPAAWYAGRIDRIPLPKPAADDIADATAATAARAAFGNASFVVMTCAYLVCGMQLVFLTTHLPSYLAICGLDPMLSAQTLGMIGGFNVLGSLFFGWAGQRWNKLALLGAIYILRSLALAWYFTLPATPASTLLFGAIMGFLWMGVGPLVAGAVAEMFGLRWQAMIQGLAFMSHQIGSFLGAYGGGVLYDALGSYTMAWRIGVALGLAGGVIQVAFALIRPSQPPVLRTA; this is encoded by the coding sequence CTTCCTGCAACCGCTGACGCATGACATCCACATCTCGGTGTCGGATTTCACGCTGGCGTTGGCCGTGCAAAACCTCGCCTGGGGCTTCCTGCAGCCGGTCGCCGGCGCGCTGACCGTGCGCTACGGATTCCGTCCGATCATGATCGCGGGCGCACTGATGTACATTGCGGGCCTCGCCTTCATGGCGACCGCGGGCGGCCTCATCAGCGTGATGATCGGCGGTGGCGTGCTGATCGGCACGTCGCTCGCCTGTACGGCGGCCGCGATCGCGATGTCGGTGGCGGCGCGCGCGGTGCCTGAAACGGTACGCTCGACCGTGCTCGGCATCGTCTCCGGAGCGGGCTCGCTCGGCGCGCTATTGTCGGCGCCGATCGGGCAGGTGCTCAACGAGGGCTTTGGCTGGCGCATCGGGCTCGCCGGCTTCGTCATCATGTCGGTGCTGATGATCCCCGCCGCCTGGTATGCCGGCCGCATCGACAGGATTCCGCTGCCGAAGCCGGCCGCCGATGACATCGCCGATGCCACCGCCGCAACGGCGGCGAGGGCCGCGTTCGGCAATGCCTCCTTCGTGGTGATGACCTGCGCCTATCTCGTCTGCGGCATGCAGCTCGTGTTCCTCACCACGCATCTGCCGTCCTATCTCGCGATCTGCGGCCTCGATCCGATGCTGAGCGCGCAGACGCTTGGCATGATCGGCGGCTTCAATGTGCTGGGCTCGCTGTTCTTCGGCTGGGCCGGCCAGCGCTGGAACAAGTTGGCGCTGTTAGGGGCGATCTACATCCTGCGCTCGCTCGCGCTCGCCTGGTATTTCACGCTGCCCGCGACGCCTGCCTCGACGCTGCTGTTTGGCGCGATCATGGGCTTCCTGTGGATGGGTGTCGGCCCGCTGGTTGCGGGCGCCGTCGCCGAGATGTTCGGCCTGCGCTGGCAGGCGATGATCCAAGGCCTTGCGTTCATGAGCCACCAGATTGGCAGCTTCCTCGGTGCGTACGGAGGCGGGGTGCTCTACGACGCGCTCGGCTCCTACACCATGGCCTGGCGCATCGGCGTGGCGCTTGGCCTGGCCGGCGGCGTCATCCAGGTCGCGTTCGCGCTGATCCGTCCGTCGCAGCCGCCGGTGCTGCGAACCGCATAG
- a CDS encoding ammonium transporter: MMDSRTSTRQRLVTSVVALLGIALLYLALGGVALAEDAGPPACGGKILEKCTPNPGDTAWMLTSVALVLMMTVPGLGLFYGGMVRKKNVGDTVMTSFAVTCLVTILFAIVTYSLAFRAGSPFIGGLDRMFLRDILSDIGKGGIGNPNPLAATIPESVYICFQMTFAIITPALIAGAFAERMKFSAMLWFIGLWAILVYAPVAHWVWGPDGIFASGNDAAWVKVLDFAGGTVVHINAGVAGLMCAIMLGKRKETGPAHNMVLTFVGASLLWVGWFGFNAGSAVTAGMQAGMAMLVTQIATAVAGFTWMLVEWSLKGKPTVVGICSGAVAGLVAITPASGFVGPVGAFVIGIAAGVLCYWGCTGLKGMFSYDDALDCFGVHAVGGIVGALLTGIFAVEQYGGTPGALEGNPGQFINQCIGVATVFVYDAVVSLIILFVVKLFVGLRVSEDMERDGLDLALHGEVVH; the protein is encoded by the coding sequence ATGATGGACTCAAGAACATCCACGCGCCAAAGGCTCGTGACGTCGGTGGTCGCGCTGTTGGGAATTGCACTTCTCTACCTCGCCCTCGGCGGCGTCGCCTTGGCTGAGGATGCCGGCCCGCCAGCTTGCGGCGGCAAGATCCTCGAGAAGTGCACGCCCAATCCCGGTGACACCGCCTGGATGCTCACCTCCGTCGCGCTGGTGCTGATGATGACGGTCCCGGGGTTGGGGCTGTTCTACGGCGGCATGGTGCGCAAGAAGAACGTGGGCGACACCGTGATGACGAGTTTCGCGGTGACTTGTCTCGTCACGATCCTGTTCGCAATCGTCACCTACAGTTTGGCCTTCCGCGCCGGCTCGCCGTTCATTGGCGGGCTCGACCGCATGTTCCTGAGGGACATCCTCAGCGACATCGGCAAGGGCGGGATCGGCAACCCTAATCCGCTCGCGGCGACGATTCCCGAAAGCGTCTACATCTGCTTCCAGATGACGTTTGCGATCATCACGCCGGCGCTGATTGCAGGCGCTTTTGCCGAGCGCATGAAGTTCTCCGCAATGCTCTGGTTCATCGGCCTGTGGGCGATCCTCGTCTATGCGCCTGTCGCGCATTGGGTGTGGGGTCCTGATGGCATCTTCGCCTCCGGGAACGACGCCGCCTGGGTCAAGGTGCTGGATTTCGCGGGCGGGACCGTCGTGCATATCAATGCCGGCGTGGCCGGCCTGATGTGTGCGATCATGCTCGGCAAGCGCAAGGAGACGGGACCGGCCCACAACATGGTGCTCACATTCGTCGGCGCCTCGCTGCTCTGGGTCGGCTGGTTCGGCTTCAACGCGGGCTCAGCAGTGACGGCAGGCATGCAGGCCGGCATGGCGATGCTGGTGACGCAGATCGCGACCGCCGTCGCCGGGTTCACCTGGATGCTGGTGGAGTGGTCGCTCAAGGGCAAGCCGACGGTCGTCGGCATCTGCTCGGGTGCGGTCGCGGGCCTCGTCGCCATTACGCCCGCGTCCGGTTTCGTCGGCCCGGTCGGCGCCTTCGTGATCGGCATTGCAGCCGGCGTCCTCTGCTACTGGGGATGCACCGGGCTGAAGGGCATGTTCAGCTATGACGACGCGCTCGACTGCTTCGGTGTCCATGCCGTCGGCGGCATCGTCGGCGCACTGCTCACCGGCATCTTTGCCGTCGAGCAATACGGCGGCACCCCGGGTGCTCTGGAGGGAAATCCCGGCCAGTTCATCAACCAGTGCATCGGAGTCGCCACGGTCTTTGTCTACGACGCCGTCGTTAGCCTGATCATCCTGTTCGTGGTCAAGCTGTTCGTCGGCTTGCGGGTGTCGGAGGATATGGAGCGCGACGGTCTCGACCTCGCACTGCATGGCGAGGTCGTGCACTAG
- the rpmG gene encoding 50S ribosomal protein L33 has translation MAKAVTIKVKLVSSADTGFYYVAKKNSRTMTDKLVKKKYDPVARKHVEFKEAKIK, from the coding sequence ATGGCCAAAGCGGTCACCATCAAGGTCAAGCTCGTGTCCTCGGCTGACACCGGCTTCTACTACGTCGCCAAGAAGAATTCGCGCACCATGACCGACAAGCTGGTCAAGAAGAAGTACGATCCCGTGGCGCGCAAGCACGTCGAATTCAAGGAAGCCAAGATCAAGTAA
- a CDS encoding LLM class flavin-dependent oxidoreductase has product MAQPQLKLGAFMRPISIHTGAWRYPGAWPDANFNFGHIKTLIRKLEAGRFDAFFMADHLAVLNMPINALKRSHTVTSFEPFTLLSALSAVTERIGLIATGSTTFDEPYHVARRFASLDHISGGRAGWNIVTTSNPDAALNFGLDDHMEHAERYKRAREFYDVVTGLWDSFADDAFVRDVEDGLFFEPSKMHVLDHNGKYLKVRGPLNIARPVQGWPVIVQAGASEDGKQLAAETAEAVFTGGGSLADGQKLYADIKGRMEKIGRDPEHLKILPGAFVVVGDSVDEAKEKRALLDSRVHYDSAIASLSVILGTDASSFDPDGPLPPIPETNASKSGRQRLVDLAKRDKLTVRQLAQRVGGYGGLSFVGTAKTIADQMEEWLVGRGSDGFNIMFPFLPAGLDDFVDKVVPELQRRGIFRKEYEGATLRENLGLPRPKNRFFAA; this is encoded by the coding sequence ATGGCACAACCGCAACTCAAGCTTGGCGCGTTCATGCGCCCGATCAGCATCCACACCGGCGCCTGGCGCTATCCCGGCGCCTGGCCGGACGCCAATTTCAATTTCGGCCACATCAAGACGCTGATCAGGAAGCTCGAGGCCGGCAGGTTCGACGCCTTCTTCATGGCCGATCACCTCGCCGTTCTGAACATGCCAATCAATGCGCTGAAGCGCAGCCACACGGTGACGTCGTTCGAGCCCTTCACGCTGCTGTCGGCGCTCTCGGCCGTCACCGAGCGCATCGGCCTGATCGCGACCGGCTCGACCACCTTCGACGAGCCGTATCATGTCGCGCGCCGCTTCGCCTCGCTCGACCACATCAGCGGCGGCCGCGCCGGCTGGAACATCGTCACCACCTCGAACCCCGATGCGGCGCTGAATTTCGGCCTCGACGATCACATGGAGCACGCCGAGCGCTACAAGCGCGCCCGCGAGTTCTATGATGTCGTCACCGGCCTGTGGGACTCCTTCGCCGACGACGCCTTCGTGCGCGATGTCGAGGATGGCCTGTTCTTCGAGCCGTCGAAGATGCATGTGCTCGACCACAACGGCAAATATCTGAAGGTGCGCGGTCCTCTCAACATCGCCCGGCCGGTACAGGGGTGGCCGGTGATCGTACAGGCCGGCGCCTCGGAGGACGGCAAACAGCTCGCGGCCGAGACTGCGGAAGCGGTGTTCACCGGCGGCGGCAGCCTTGCCGACGGACAAAAGCTCTATGCCGACATCAAGGGCCGCATGGAGAAGATCGGCCGCGATCCCGAGCACCTGAAGATCCTGCCCGGCGCCTTCGTCGTGGTCGGCGACAGCGTCGACGAGGCCAAGGAGAAGCGCGCCCTCCTCGACAGCCGCGTCCATTACGATAGCGCAATCGCCTCGCTCTCCGTCATCCTCGGCACGGATGCATCCAGCTTCGATCCGGACGGACCGCTGCCGCCGATTCCCGAGACCAATGCCAGCAAGAGCGGAAGGCAGCGGCTGGTCGATCTGGCGAAGCGCGACAAGCTGACCGTGCGCCAGCTCGCCCAGCGCGTCGGCGGCTATGGCGGGCTCTCCTTCGTCGGCACCGCGAAGACCATTGCCGACCAGATGGAGGAATGGCTGGTCGGGCGTGGCTCGGATGGATTCAACATCATGTTCCCGTTCCTGCCTGCTGGCCTTGACGATTTCGTCGACAAGGTCGTCCCGGAGCTGCAACGGCGCGGGATTTTCCGTAAAGAGTACGAAGGGGCCACTTTGAGGGAGAATCTCGGCCTGCCGCGGCCGAAAAACCGGTTCTTCGCGGCCTGA
- a CDS encoding NUDIX domain-containing protein: MTEAAQAEREKVHDEKEPDHHPYFRPRDAATLILVDRGGTIPKVLVGKRHDNVVFMPGKFVFPGGRVDKADYRVPCAAPITAELEANLSKGSPKTPASRAKSLAIAAIREACEETGLCLGRRAEGKVPKLEGPWKPFADAGLLPDPSGLFLIARAITPPGRVKRFDTRFFTADASAIAHRVDGVVHADAELVELVWVELGSKPLADLHPMTRNVLNELDTRLATGPLRHDAPVPFFHFYGGKMHKDILG, from the coding sequence ATGACTGAAGCGGCGCAGGCGGAGAGAGAGAAGGTTCACGACGAGAAGGAGCCCGATCATCATCCCTATTTCCGTCCCAGGGATGCCGCGACGCTGATCCTGGTCGATCGCGGCGGCACCATCCCAAAGGTCCTCGTCGGCAAGCGCCATGACAACGTCGTGTTCATGCCCGGCAAGTTCGTCTTCCCCGGCGGGCGCGTCGACAAGGCCGATTATCGCGTGCCGTGTGCTGCACCAATCACAGCCGAGCTGGAAGCCAACCTCTCCAAAGGCAGCCCGAAGACGCCGGCCTCGCGCGCAAAATCGCTCGCCATTGCCGCGATCCGCGAGGCCTGCGAGGAGACCGGCCTGTGCCTCGGCCGCAGGGCCGAAGGCAAGGTGCCGAAGCTCGAGGGCCCATGGAAGCCGTTCGCGGACGCCGGGCTTTTGCCCGACCCGTCGGGCCTGTTCCTGATCGCGCGCGCCATCACGCCTCCCGGCCGCGTCAAACGCTTCGATACCCGCTTCTTCACCGCGGATGCCTCGGCGATCGCCCACCGCGTCGACGGCGTGGTGCATGCGGATGCAGAGCTCGTCGAGCTGGTCTGGGTCGAGCTCGGCTCGAAGCCGCTCGCCGATTTGCATCCGATGACGCGCAATGTGCTCAACGAGCTCGATACGCGCCTCGCCACCGGCCCGCTTCGCCACGATGCACCCGTGCCGTTCTTCCATTTCTACGGCGGCAAGATGCACAAGGATATCTTGGGCTGA
- a CDS encoding DUF983 domain-containing protein produces the protein MDAMSTAPKVWTRETGLVEKRDVWSAMKRGFRGRCPRCGEGKLFRAFLKTADNCARCGLDFTPHRADDLPAYLVIVIVGHIVVPTILWIETNYTTPVWLSFAAYLPFTFFASLGLLQPVKGAVVGLQWALRMHGFDENPPDGIPPV, from the coding sequence ATGGACGCGATGAGCACGGCCCCGAAAGTCTGGACGCGCGAGACGGGCCTCGTCGAGAAGCGCGACGTCTGGAGCGCGATGAAGCGCGGCTTTCGCGGGCGCTGCCCGCGCTGCGGCGAAGGCAAGCTGTTCCGCGCCTTTCTCAAGACAGCCGACAATTGCGCGAGGTGCGGTCTCGACTTCACGCCGCATCGTGCCGATGACCTGCCCGCCTATCTCGTGATCGTCATCGTCGGCCACATCGTGGTGCCGACCATTCTCTGGATCGAGACCAATTACACGACGCCGGTCTGGCTCAGCTTCGCGGCCTATCTGCCCTTCACCTTCTTCGCATCGCTTGGGCTGCTGCAGCCGGTGAAAGGAGCCGTCGTGGGATTGCAATGGGCCCTGCGCATGCACGGGTTTGACGAGAACCCTCCGGATGGTATTCCGCCGGTGTAA
- the rnr gene encoding ribonuclease R — protein MKRKNDRGFPDRDAIVAFIKANHGKVGTREIAREFGLKNADRVELKRMLRELADDGVIKKKRRKISEPESLPPTLLADITGRDSDGELIASPAEWDEVESGEPPKILIEMPRRPRPGTAAGVGDRALLGVERSDETEGPAYRGRIIKVIDKAKSRILGVFRSLPEGGGRLIPVDKKFADRELNIAKTETFGAQDGDLVSVDIVRSRGFGLASGRVKEKLGSVKSEKAISLIAIYAHDIPLQFSPAAEREAEAAEPANLRGRQDWRDVPLVTIDPPDAKDHDDAVHAQADDDPNNKGGFIVNVAIADVSFYVRPGTALDRDALDRGNSVYFPDRVVPMLPERISNNLCSLVPGEPRGALAVRMVIGPDGRKRSHTFHRILMRSAAKLHYAQAQAAIDGRPDDTTGPLLDPILKPLYAAYACVKRARDERDPLNLDLPERKILLKSDGTVDRVVVPDRLDAHKLIEEFMILANVAAAETLEKKSLPLIYRVHDEPTLEKVHALQEFLETLDVPFAKAGALRPTIFNRVLAQLEGHDYYPLVSEVVLRAQAQAEYSAENYGHFGLNLRRYAHFTSPIRRYADLVVHRALVRALGLGEGALPDSETPETLGEVAAHISLTERRAMKAERETVDRLIAHHLADRIGATFQGRVSGVTRAGLFVKLSETGADGLIPIRSLGTEYFNYDESRHALVGTRSGAMHQLGDVVDVRLVEAAPVAGALRFELLSAGESAPRSRRDFRPQRKSFKAHPGRSPKEKKRRPEKQKKSGKGKKGKGAKGKAWTR, from the coding sequence GTGAAACGCAAGAATGACCGTGGCTTTCCCGACCGGGATGCCATCGTCGCCTTCATCAAGGCAAATCACGGAAAGGTCGGAACCCGCGAGATCGCGCGCGAGTTCGGCCTGAAGAACGCCGATCGCGTCGAGCTCAAGCGCATGCTGCGCGAGCTCGCCGACGACGGTGTCATCAAGAAGAAGCGTCGCAAGATTTCAGAGCCGGAGAGCCTGCCGCCGACGCTGCTCGCCGACATCACCGGCCGCGACTCCGATGGCGAGCTGATCGCCTCGCCCGCCGAATGGGACGAAGTCGAAAGCGGCGAACCGCCAAAGATCCTCATCGAGATGCCGCGCCGGCCGAGGCCGGGCACGGCGGCAGGCGTCGGCGACCGCGCGCTGCTGGGCGTCGAGCGTTCGGACGAGACCGAAGGACCGGCCTATCGCGGCCGCATCATCAAGGTCATCGACAAGGCCAAGAGCCGGATCCTCGGCGTGTTCCGCAGCCTTCCCGAAGGCGGCGGACGGCTGATCCCGGTCGACAAGAAGTTCGCCGACCGCGAGCTGAATATTGCGAAGACCGAGACATTCGGCGCGCAGGACGGCGACCTCGTCAGCGTCGACATCGTCCGCTCGCGCGGCTTTGGCCTGGCCTCCGGCCGGGTCAAGGAGAAGCTCGGCTCGGTCAAGTCGGAGAAGGCGATCAGCCTGATCGCGATCTACGCCCACGACATCCCCCTGCAATTCTCCCCTGCCGCCGAACGCGAGGCGGAGGCAGCGGAGCCTGCCAATCTCAGAGGACGCCAGGATTGGCGTGACGTCCCGCTCGTCACCATCGATCCGCCCGACGCCAAGGATCACGACGACGCGGTACATGCGCAGGCGGATGACGATCCCAACAACAAGGGCGGCTTCATCGTCAACGTCGCGATCGCCGATGTCAGCTTCTACGTCCGGCCGGGCACCGCGCTCGACCGCGATGCGCTGGACCGCGGCAACTCCGTCTATTTCCCGGACCGCGTCGTGCCGATGCTGCCCGAGCGCATCTCCAACAATCTCTGTTCGCTGGTGCCGGGCGAGCCGCGCGGCGCGCTCGCGGTCCGGATGGTGATCGGCCCGGACGGCCGCAAGCGCTCGCACACTTTCCATCGCATCCTGATGCGGTCGGCGGCGAAGTTGCACTATGCGCAGGCGCAGGCGGCGATCGATGGCCGGCCGGACGATACCACCGGCCCCCTGCTCGATCCGATCCTCAAACCGCTCTATGCCGCCTATGCCTGCGTCAAGCGCGCCCGCGACGAGCGCGACCCGCTCAATCTCGATCTGCCCGAGCGCAAGATCCTCTTGAAGAGCGACGGCACGGTCGATCGCGTCGTCGTGCCGGATCGGCTGGATGCACACAAGCTGATCGAGGAGTTCATGATCCTCGCCAACGTCGCGGCGGCGGAGACGCTGGAGAAGAAGTCGCTGCCGCTGATCTACCGCGTGCATGACGAGCCGACGCTGGAGAAGGTCCACGCGCTGCAGGAGTTTCTGGAGACGCTGGACGTGCCGTTCGCAAAGGCCGGTGCGTTGCGCCCGACCATCTTCAACCGCGTGCTGGCTCAGCTCGAGGGCCATGACTACTACCCGCTGGTGAGCGAAGTGGTGTTGCGCGCCCAGGCACAGGCTGAGTACTCGGCGGAAAATTACGGCCACTTCGGCCTGAACCTGCGCCGCTACGCGCATTTCACCTCGCCGATCCGCCGCTACGCCGATCTCGTCGTGCACCGTGCGCTGGTTCGCGCCTTGGGCCTTGGCGAAGGTGCGCTGCCCGACAGCGAAACGCCGGAAACGCTCGGCGAGGTCGCGGCCCATATTTCGCTGACCGAGCGGCGCGCAATGAAGGCGGAGCGCGAAACCGTCGACCGGCTGATTGCGCATCATCTCGCCGATCGCATCGGCGCGACGTTCCAGGGCCGCGTCTCCGGCGTCACGCGCGCCGGCCTGTTCGTCAAGCTGAGCGAGACCGGCGCCGACGGCCTGATCCCGATCCGATCCCTCGGCACGGAATATTTCAACTATGACGAGAGCCGCCACGCTCTCGTTGGCACGCGCAGCGGTGCCATGCACCAGTTGGGTGACGTGGTCGACGTCCGTCTGGTAGAAGCGGCTCCAGTTGCCGGTGCGCTGCGCTTCGAGCTGTTGTCGGCGGGCGAGAGCGCGCCGCGAAGCCGCAGGGATTTCCGTCCGCAGCGCAAATCGTTCAAGGCGCATCCCGGACGCAGTCCGAAAGAGAAGAAACGCAGGCCGGAGAAGCAGAAGAAGTCCGGCAAGGGGAAGAAGGGCAAAGGCGCAAAGGGCAAGGCATGGACGCGATGA
- the topA gene encoding type I DNA topoisomerase, producing the protein MNIVIVESPAKAKTINKYLGSSYEVLASFGHVRDLPAKNGSVDPDENFKMIWEVDPKAAGRLNDIAKSLKGADRLILATDPDREGEAISWHVLEVLKEKRALKDQKIERVVFNAITKQAVSEAMKHPRQIDGALVDAYMARRALDYLVGFTLSPVLWRKLPGARSAGRVQSVALRLVCDRELEIEKFVAREYWSLIATLLTPRGEAFEARLVGADGKKIQRLDIGTGAEAEDFKRALELATYAVTAVDAKPARRNPQAPFTTSTLQQEASRKYGFAPAHTMRIAQRLYEGIDIGGETTGLITYMRTDGVQIAGEAITQARKVIGEDYGNAYVPDAPRQYQTKAKNAQEAHEAIRPTDLSRRPAAMARKLDADQARLYELIWKRTIASQMEAAELERTTVDITAKAGGRTLELRATGQVVKFDGFLALYQEGRDDEEDEDSRRLPGMNGGEALKRQSLAVTQHFTEPPPRFSEASLVKRMEELGIGRPSTYASILQVLKDRGYVKLEKKRLHGEDKGRVVVAFLESFFSRYVEYDFTADLEEQLDRISNNEISWQQVLQDFWRDFIGAVDDIKDLRVAQVLDVLDEMLGPHIYPPRADGGDVRQCPSCGTGRLNLKAGKFGAFVGCSNYPECRYTRQLAADSEASADRSLGQDPDTGFDVWVKAGRFGPYIQLGEQKDYEEGEKPKRAGIPKGTSPGDVDLELALKLLSLPREIGKHPETGQPITAGLGRFGPFVKHEKTYASLEAGDEVFDIGLNRAVTLIAEKAAKGPSRRFGADPGKAIGDHPTLGTVTVKSGRYGPYVTAGGVNATIPGEIEKDAITLPQAIALIDERAAKGGGKTKAKKAKVTKAAKSADGEEAAPKAAKKPAAKKAAAKTKSESTSKARAAVSSTAKTSATKASSAAKLSTNKAPAKKSAGKN; encoded by the coding sequence ATGAACATCGTCATCGTGGAGTCGCCGGCGAAAGCCAAGACGATCAACAAATATTTGGGCTCGTCCTACGAGGTTCTGGCCTCGTTCGGTCACGTCCGCGACCTCCCCGCCAAGAACGGTTCCGTCGATCCGGACGAGAATTTCAAGATGATCTGGGAGGTCGACCCCAAGGCGGCCGGCCGGCTCAACGACATTGCCAAGTCCCTGAAGGGCGCCGACCGCCTGATTCTGGCCACCGACCCTGATCGCGAGGGCGAGGCGATCTCCTGGCACGTGCTGGAGGTGCTCAAAGAGAAGCGTGCGCTGAAGGACCAGAAGATCGAGCGCGTGGTGTTCAACGCCATCACCAAGCAGGCGGTCTCCGAAGCGATGAAGCATCCGCGCCAGATCGACGGTGCGCTGGTCGACGCCTACATGGCGCGCCGTGCGCTGGACTATCTGGTCGGCTTCACCCTCTCCCCCGTGCTGTGGCGGAAACTGCCGGGCGCCCGCTCGGCCGGCCGCGTGCAGTCGGTGGCGCTGCGCCTCGTCTGCGACCGCGAGCTCGAGATCGAGAAATTCGTAGCCCGCGAATACTGGTCGCTGATCGCGACCCTGCTGACGCCGCGCGGCGAAGCGTTCGAGGCGCGCCTGGTCGGCGCCGACGGCAAGAAGATCCAGCGGCTCGACATCGGAACCGGCGCGGAGGCCGAGGACTTCAAGAGGGCCCTGGAACTGGCCACCTACGCGGTCACTGCCGTCGACGCCAAGCCGGCCCGGCGCAATCCGCAGGCCCCCTTCACCACCTCCACCCTGCAGCAGGAAGCCAGCCGCAAATACGGCTTCGCGCCGGCGCACACGATGCGCATCGCGCAGCGGCTCTATGAGGGCATCGACATCGGCGGCGAGACGACCGGACTCATTACTTATATGCGTACCGACGGCGTGCAGATCGCGGGCGAGGCGATCACTCAGGCGCGCAAGGTGATCGGCGAGGATTATGGCAACGCCTATGTGCCGGATGCGCCCCGCCAATACCAGACCAAGGCCAAGAACGCCCAGGAAGCGCACGAGGCGATCCGCCCGACCGACCTCTCCCGCCGCCCGGCCGCTATGGCCCGCAAGCTCGATGCCGATCAGGCCAGACTTTACGAGCTGATCTGGAAGCGCACCATCGCCAGCCAGATGGAAGCGGCTGAGCTCGAGCGCACCACCGTCGACATCACGGCGAAGGCCGGCGGCCGCACGCTGGAGCTGCGCGCCACCGGCCAGGTCGTCAAGTTCGACGGCTTCCTCGCGCTGTACCAGGAAGGCCGTGACGACGAGGAGGACGAGGACTCCCGCCGTCTGCCCGGCATGAACGGGGGCGAAGCCCTGAAGCGGCAGTCGCTCGCCGTCACCCAGCACTTCACCGAGCCGCCGCCGCGTTTCTCCGAGGCCTCGCTGGTCAAGCGCATGGAAGAGCTCGGCATCGGCCGGCCCTCGACCTATGCCTCGATCCTGCAGGTCCTGAAGGACCGCGGCTACGTCAAGCTCGAGAAGAAGCGTCTGCATGGCGAGGACAAGGGCCGCGTCGTGGTCGCGTTCCTCGAGAGCTTCTTCAGCCGCTACGTCGAATACGACTTCACCGCCGATCTCGAGGAGCAGCTCGACCGCATCTCCAACAACGAGATCTCCTGGCAGCAGGTGCTGCAGGATTTCTGGCGCGACTTCATCGGCGCCGTCGACGACATCAAGGACCTGCGCGTCGCGCAAGTGCTCGACGTGCTCGACGAGATGCTGGGGCCGCACATCTATCCGCCCCGCGCCGATGGCGGCGATGTCAGACAGTGTCCGAGCTGCGGCACAGGCCGGCTCAACCTGAAGGCCGGCAAGTTCGGCGCCTTCGTCGGCTGCTCGAACTATCCCGAATGCCGCTATACCCGTCAGCTCGCCGCCGACAGCGAGGCGAGCGCCGACCGTTCGCTCGGCCAGGACCCCGACACCGGCTTCGACGTCTGGGTCAAGGCCGGCCGCTTCGGACCCTATATCCAGCTCGGCGAGCAGAAGGACTACGAGGAAGGCGAGAAGCCGAAGCGCGCGGGCATCCCGAAGGGCACCTCGCCCGGCGATGTCGACCTCGAGCTCGCGCTCAAACTGCTGTCGCTGCCGCGCGAGATCGGCAAGCATCCGGAAACCGGTCAGCCGATCACCGCAGGTCTCGGCCGCTTCGGGCCGTTCGTGAAGCACGAGAAGACGTACGCCAGCCTGGAGGCCGGCGACGAAGTCTTCGACATCGGCCTCAATCGCGCAGTGACACTGATCGCGGAAAAGGCCGCGAAGGGCCCGAGCCGGCGCTTCGGCGCCGATCCCGGCAAGGCGATCGGCGATCATCCGACGCTGGGCACGGTCACCGTGAAGAGCGGCCGCTACGGCCCCTACGTCACCGCCGGCGGCGTCAACGCCACGATCCCGGGCGAGATCGAGAAGGACGCGATCACGCTGCCGCAGGCAATCGCGCTGATCGACGAGCGTGCGGCCAAGGGTGGCGGCAAGACCAAGGCGAAGAAGGCCAAGGTGACCAAGGCCGCCAAGAGCGCGGACGGCGAGGAAGCCGCGCCCAAAGCCGCCAAGAAACCGGCCGCGAAGAAAGCCGCGGCCAAGACCAAATCCGAATCGACCAGCAAGGCGCGCGCCGCCGTGTCGTCGACGGCCAAGACGTCGGCGACCAAGGCATCCAGCGCCGCCAAATTGTCTACCAACAAGGCTCCGGCCAAGAAGAGTGCCGGCAAGAATTAG